A genomic stretch from Falco cherrug isolate bFalChe1 chromosome 1, bFalChe1.pri, whole genome shotgun sequence includes:
- the LOC102047955 gene encoding kinesin-like protein KIF19 isoform X6, with product MVRIQVRVPLSLSLSPPPHVHPKFSQVALRIRPMNTAELAEGARPIAHRVDEQVVVLRDPMEDPDDILRASRSREKSYIFDVAFDSTATQETVYHATTRSLIMVVVSGYNATVFTYGPTGCGKTYTMLGTDGEPGICARTLGDLFQAIQDASGDVEYEVSMSYLEIYNEMIRDLMNPSLGCLQLREDAGGTVRVAGITEVSATNADEVMQLLARGNRQRTQEPTAANRTSSRSHAVLQVTVRRRRRGRGLRHGRLFLIDLAGSERAAQTQNHGQRMKEGAHINRSLLALGNCIKALSHRTSTRYINYRDSKLTRLLKDSLGGNSHTVMIAHISPASTAFEESRSTLAYAQRAKSIRSTMRHNLPGVSYSVMADLHRGIQCLKGQGDAKPGQPGQGKHQDIPYIQAQVRLCGDRPKLGCVREDLLGTCRDQAALRDLLLRLEGTTLRAQHLLTLAGTRQDQQWSKEEQGELNGPGDSEGDSDAGDEQLDVPEPPSVAVAHKSIATLLEEQGGLQKPEVWDPCPHRQQLKPHPQKSEFYKSQPSSVGPPAALGVHGCSWAEAELVQHFWQRQQGTQRLEEALRHQRSWEEQREVLALLCRLHQLELELTESRSHTLLKGGLRHLPATTMRHFDWHQALCACIIQQQHQLITADHQLPVPQPLEELYETYLRELAEGPGETGTLKVGQDTPTLPAHAGPSPPVPAQGTSLPKIPQVAGTESLPASDWDSMWAQSCEHPAPPQQGPRCDTLPPLRPTGDRYRWATPAPHVHGAACAPQPGGRGSGVSPLQQHSNPHGQEDPAGTAPGEHSSACPNFQTGNGAPGAHATGQPGQPEDPARLLPG from the exons ATGGTTCGCATACAGGTCCGTGtccccctgtccctgtccctgtccccaccaccCCATGTTCATCCCAAATTCTCACAGGTGGCTCTTCGCATCCGTCCGATGAACACTGCCGAGCTGGCGGAGGGGGCCAGGCCCATCGCCCACCGCGTGGATGAGCAG GTTGTGGTGCTGCGAGACCCCATGGAAGACCCCGATGACATCCTGCGAGCCAGCCGCTCCCGGGAGAAATCCTACATCTTCGATGTGGCCTTTGACTCCACGGCCACCCAG GAGACCGTGTACCATGCCACCACCCGGAGCCTCATCATGGTTGTCGTCTCTGGCTATAACGCCACTGTGTTCACCTACGGCCCCACTG gctgcGGGAAAACCTACACCATGCTGGGCACCGATGGCGAGCCTGGCATCTGCGCCCGCACCCTGGGTGACCTCTTCCAGGCCATCCAGGACGCCAGCGGTGATGTGGAGTACGAGGTCTCCATGTCCTACCTCGAG aTCTACAATGAGATGATCCGGGACCTGATGAACCCATcgctgggctgcctgcagctgcggGAGGATGCTGGCGGCACCGTCCGGGTGGCTGGCATCACCGAGGTCTCTGCCACCAATGCTGACGAG GTCATGCAGCTGCTGGCACGGGGGAACAGGCAGCGGACACAGGAGCCCACGGCCGCCAACCGCACCTCATCACGCTCCCATGCGGTGCTGCAGGTCACTGTGCGCCGGCGGCgtcggggcagggggctgcgccACGGCCGCCTCTTCCTGATCGACCTGGCAGGCTCCGAGCGGGCGGCACAG aCACAGAACCACGGGCAGAGGATGAAGGAAGGAGCCCACATCAACCGCTCACTGCTGGCCCTGGGCAACTGCATCAAGGCCCTGAGCCACCGGACGAGCACCAGATACATCAACTACCGTGACAGCAAGCTGACCCGCCTGCTCAAG GACTCTCTGGGGGGCAACAGCCACACAGTAATGATCGCCCACATCAGCCCAGCCAGCACCGCCTTTGAGGAGTCCCGCAGCACCCTCGCCTACGCCCAACGTGCCAAGAGCATCCGCAGCACG ATGAGGCACAACCTACCTGGCGTCTCGTACAGCGTCATGGCTGACCTGCACAGGGGGATCCAGTGCCTCAAGGGCCAGGGAGATGCCAAGccggggcagccagggcagggcaagCACCAGGATATCCCCTACATCCAGG CCCAGGTTCGGCTGTGTGGTGACCGCCCCAAGTTGGGCTGTGTGCGAGAAGATCTGCTTGGGACCTGCCGGGATCAGGCAGCCCTGCGTGACCTCCTCCTCCGGCTGGAGGGCACCACGCTGCGTGCCCAGCACCTCCTCACCCTCGCCGG GACACGGCAGGACCAGCAGTGGAGcaaggaggagcagggggagctGAACGGCCCCGGTGACAGCGAGGGGGACTCAGACGCAGGGGATGAGCAATTGGATGTGCCAGAGCCACCCAGCGTGGCTGTTGCCCACAAAAGCATAGCGACTCTGCTGGAGGAACAGGGCGGGCTCCAGAAGCCGGAGGTTTGGGACCCCTGTCCCCACCGCCAGCAGCTGAAACCCCATCCCCAGAAATCTGAGTTTTACAAGTCTCAGCCCagcagcgtgggtcccccagcagccctgggggtTCATGGATGCTCGTGGGCTGAG gcagagctggtgcagcacttctggcagaggcagcagggcacaCAGAGGCTGGAGGAGGCCCTGCGGCACCAGCgcagctgggaggagcagcgggaggtgctggccctgctgtgccGCCTGcaccagctggagctggagctgacAGAGTCACGTTCCCACACCCTGCTCAAGGGTGGCCTCCGGCACCTGCCAGCCACCACCATGCGACACTTCGACTGGCACCAGGCCCTCTGCGCCTGCatcatccagcagcagcaccaactCATCACCG CAGACCACCAGCTGCCGGTGCCGCAGCCACTGGAGGAGCTGTATGAGACCTACCTGCGGGAGCTGGCAGAGGGCCCTGGGGAGACTGGCACCCTCAAGGTAGGGCAGGACACCCCCACCCTTCCAGCCCATGCAGGGCCCTCaccccctgtccctgcccagggcacgTCGCTGCCCAAGATCCCACAGGTGGCCGGCACAGAGAGCCTGCCAGCCTCGGACTGGGACAGCATGTGGGCACAGAGCTGTGAGCACCCCgcaccaccacagcaggggCCCCGCTGTGACACCCTCCCGCCCCTGCGCCCCACAGGGGACAGGTACAGGTGGGCAACCCCCGCTCCCCATGTGCATGGGGCTGCATGTGCCCCACAGCCTGGTGGCAGAGGGTCAGGGGTgtctcctctccagcagcatTCCAACCCCCATGGTCAAGAAGACCCCGCAGGCACAGCacctggggagcacagcagtGCCTGCCCCAACTTCCAGACGGGGAACGGTGCTCCAGGAG CACACGCCACGGGCCAGCCTGGCCAGCCTGAGGACCCGGCACGACTCCTTCCCGGGTAG
- the LOC102047955 gene encoding kinesin-like protein KIF19 isoform X7, whose protein sequence is MVRIQVRVPLSLSLSPPPHVHPKFSQVALRIRPMNTAELAEGARPIAHRVDEQVVVLRDPMEDPDDILRASRSREKSYIFDVAFDSTATQETVYHATTRSLIMVVVSGYNATVFTYGPTGCGKTYTMLGTDGEPGICARTLGDLFQAIQDASGDVEYEVSMSYLEIYNEMIRDLMNPSLGCLQLREDAGGTVRVAGITEVSATNADEVMQLLARGNRQRTQEPTAANRTSSRSHAVLQVTVRRRRRGRGLRHGRLFLIDLAGSERAAQTQNHGQRMKEGAHINRSLLALGNCIKALSHRTSTRYINYRDSKLTRLLKDSLGGNSHTVMIAHISPASTAFEESRSTLAYAQRAKSIRSTMRHNLPGVSYSVMADLHRGIQCLKGQGDAKPGQPGQGKHQDIPYIQAQVRLCGDRPKLGCVREDLLGTCRDQAALRDLLLRLEGTTLRAQHLLTLAGTRQDQQWSKEEQGELNGPGDSEGDSDAGDEQLDVPEPPSVAVAHKSIATLLEEQGGLQKPEVWDPCPHRQQLKPHPQKSEFYKSQPSSVGPPAALGVHGCSWAEAELVQHFWQRQQGTQRLEEALRHQRSWEEQREVLALLCRLHQLELELTESRSHTLLKGGLRHLPATTMRHFDWHQALCACIIQQQHQLITADHQLPVPQPLEELYETYLRELAEGPGETGTLKVGQDTPTLPAHAGPSPPVPAQGTSLPKIPQVAGTESLPASDWDSMWAQSCEHPAPPQQGPRCDTLPPLRPTGDRYSIPTPMVKKTPQAQHLGSTAVPAPTSRRGTVLQEVSAAMPMASKL, encoded by the exons ATGGTTCGCATACAGGTCCGTGtccccctgtccctgtccctgtccccaccaccCCATGTTCATCCCAAATTCTCACAGGTGGCTCTTCGCATCCGTCCGATGAACACTGCCGAGCTGGCGGAGGGGGCCAGGCCCATCGCCCACCGCGTGGATGAGCAG GTTGTGGTGCTGCGAGACCCCATGGAAGACCCCGATGACATCCTGCGAGCCAGCCGCTCCCGGGAGAAATCCTACATCTTCGATGTGGCCTTTGACTCCACGGCCACCCAG GAGACCGTGTACCATGCCACCACCCGGAGCCTCATCATGGTTGTCGTCTCTGGCTATAACGCCACTGTGTTCACCTACGGCCCCACTG gctgcGGGAAAACCTACACCATGCTGGGCACCGATGGCGAGCCTGGCATCTGCGCCCGCACCCTGGGTGACCTCTTCCAGGCCATCCAGGACGCCAGCGGTGATGTGGAGTACGAGGTCTCCATGTCCTACCTCGAG aTCTACAATGAGATGATCCGGGACCTGATGAACCCATcgctgggctgcctgcagctgcggGAGGATGCTGGCGGCACCGTCCGGGTGGCTGGCATCACCGAGGTCTCTGCCACCAATGCTGACGAG GTCATGCAGCTGCTGGCACGGGGGAACAGGCAGCGGACACAGGAGCCCACGGCCGCCAACCGCACCTCATCACGCTCCCATGCGGTGCTGCAGGTCACTGTGCGCCGGCGGCgtcggggcagggggctgcgccACGGCCGCCTCTTCCTGATCGACCTGGCAGGCTCCGAGCGGGCGGCACAG aCACAGAACCACGGGCAGAGGATGAAGGAAGGAGCCCACATCAACCGCTCACTGCTGGCCCTGGGCAACTGCATCAAGGCCCTGAGCCACCGGACGAGCACCAGATACATCAACTACCGTGACAGCAAGCTGACCCGCCTGCTCAAG GACTCTCTGGGGGGCAACAGCCACACAGTAATGATCGCCCACATCAGCCCAGCCAGCACCGCCTTTGAGGAGTCCCGCAGCACCCTCGCCTACGCCCAACGTGCCAAGAGCATCCGCAGCACG ATGAGGCACAACCTACCTGGCGTCTCGTACAGCGTCATGGCTGACCTGCACAGGGGGATCCAGTGCCTCAAGGGCCAGGGAGATGCCAAGccggggcagccagggcagggcaagCACCAGGATATCCCCTACATCCAGG CCCAGGTTCGGCTGTGTGGTGACCGCCCCAAGTTGGGCTGTGTGCGAGAAGATCTGCTTGGGACCTGCCGGGATCAGGCAGCCCTGCGTGACCTCCTCCTCCGGCTGGAGGGCACCACGCTGCGTGCCCAGCACCTCCTCACCCTCGCCGG GACACGGCAGGACCAGCAGTGGAGcaaggaggagcagggggagctGAACGGCCCCGGTGACAGCGAGGGGGACTCAGACGCAGGGGATGAGCAATTGGATGTGCCAGAGCCACCCAGCGTGGCTGTTGCCCACAAAAGCATAGCGACTCTGCTGGAGGAACAGGGCGGGCTCCAGAAGCCGGAGGTTTGGGACCCCTGTCCCCACCGCCAGCAGCTGAAACCCCATCCCCAGAAATCTGAGTTTTACAAGTCTCAGCCCagcagcgtgggtcccccagcagccctgggggtTCATGGATGCTCGTGGGCTGAG gcagagctggtgcagcacttctggcagaggcagcagggcacaCAGAGGCTGGAGGAGGCCCTGCGGCACCAGCgcagctgggaggagcagcgggaggtgctggccctgctgtgccGCCTGcaccagctggagctggagctgacAGAGTCACGTTCCCACACCCTGCTCAAGGGTGGCCTCCGGCACCTGCCAGCCACCACCATGCGACACTTCGACTGGCACCAGGCCCTCTGCGCCTGCatcatccagcagcagcaccaactCATCACCG CAGACCACCAGCTGCCGGTGCCGCAGCCACTGGAGGAGCTGTATGAGACCTACCTGCGGGAGCTGGCAGAGGGCCCTGGGGAGACTGGCACCCTCAAGGTAGGGCAGGACACCCCCACCCTTCCAGCCCATGCAGGGCCCTCaccccctgtccctgcccagggcacgTCGCTGCCCAAGATCCCACAGGTGGCCGGCACAGAGAGCCTGCCAGCCTCGGACTGGGACAGCATGTGGGCACAGAGCTGTGAGCACCCCgcaccaccacagcaggggCCCCGCTGTGACACCCTCCCGCCCCTGCGCCCCACAGGGGACAGGTACAG catTCCAACCCCCATGGTCAAGAAGACCCCGCAGGCACAGCacctggggagcacagcagtGCCTGCCCCAACTTCCAGACGGGGAACGGTGCTCCAGGAGGTGAGCGCAGCCATGCCTATGGCATCAAAGCTCTAA
- the LOC102047955 gene encoding kinesin-like protein KIF19 isoform X2 codes for MVRIQVRVPLSLSLSPPPHVHPKFSQVALRIRPMNTAELAEGARPIAHRVDEQVVVLRDPMEDPDDILRASRSREKSYIFDVAFDSTATQETVYHATTRSLIMVVVSGYNATVFTYGPTGCGKTYTMLGTDGEPGICARTLGDLFQAIQDASGDVEYEVSMSYLEIYNEMIRDLMNPSLGCLQLREDAGGTVRVAGITEVSATNADEVMQLLARGNRQRTQEPTAANRTSSRSHAVLQVTVRRRRRGRGLRHGRLFLIDLAGSERAAQTQNHGQRMKEGAHINRSLLALGNCIKALSHRTSTRYINYRDSKLTRLLKDSLGGNSHTVMIAHISPASTAFEESRSTLAYAQRAKSIRSTMRHNLPGVSYSVMADLHRGIQCLKGQGDAKPGQPGQGKHQDIPYIQAQVRLCGDRPKLGCVREDLLGTCRDQAALRDLLLRLEGTTLRAQHLLTLAGTRQDQQWSKEEQGELNGPGDSEGDSDAGDEQLDVPEPPSVAVAHKSIATLLEEQGGLQKPEVWDPCPHRQQLKPHPQKSEFYKSQPSSVGPPAALGVHGCSWAEAELVQHFWQRQQGTQRLEEALRHQRSWEEQREVLALLCRLHQLELELTESRSHTLLKGGLRHLPATTMRHFDWHQALCACIIQQQHQLITDHQLPVPQPLEELYETYLRELAEGPGETGTLKVGQDTPTLPAHAGPSPPVPAQGTSLPKIPQVAGTESLPASDWDSMWAQSCEHPAPPQQGPRCDTLPPLRPTGDRYSIPTPMVKKTPQAQHLGSTAVPAPTSRRGTVLQEHTPRASLASLRTRHDSFPGSRTGVVATRRGEPSGQRGCVGGHAPLTVPPCHRVPRDVKQHQEHRGQGYPALGPHPGERPLRMATRAGWPRAVANQQRGQPGGDSHPLPGSLGVGVQEGWQGAREEGGIDGCQKDIKVVTVLRGHQPRCRCRYGGAVPPARRR; via the exons ATGGTTCGCATACAGGTCCGTGtccccctgtccctgtccctgtccccaccaccCCATGTTCATCCCAAATTCTCACAGGTGGCTCTTCGCATCCGTCCGATGAACACTGCCGAGCTGGCGGAGGGGGCCAGGCCCATCGCCCACCGCGTGGATGAGCAG GTTGTGGTGCTGCGAGACCCCATGGAAGACCCCGATGACATCCTGCGAGCCAGCCGCTCCCGGGAGAAATCCTACATCTTCGATGTGGCCTTTGACTCCACGGCCACCCAG GAGACCGTGTACCATGCCACCACCCGGAGCCTCATCATGGTTGTCGTCTCTGGCTATAACGCCACTGTGTTCACCTACGGCCCCACTG gctgcGGGAAAACCTACACCATGCTGGGCACCGATGGCGAGCCTGGCATCTGCGCCCGCACCCTGGGTGACCTCTTCCAGGCCATCCAGGACGCCAGCGGTGATGTGGAGTACGAGGTCTCCATGTCCTACCTCGAG aTCTACAATGAGATGATCCGGGACCTGATGAACCCATcgctgggctgcctgcagctgcggGAGGATGCTGGCGGCACCGTCCGGGTGGCTGGCATCACCGAGGTCTCTGCCACCAATGCTGACGAG GTCATGCAGCTGCTGGCACGGGGGAACAGGCAGCGGACACAGGAGCCCACGGCCGCCAACCGCACCTCATCACGCTCCCATGCGGTGCTGCAGGTCACTGTGCGCCGGCGGCgtcggggcagggggctgcgccACGGCCGCCTCTTCCTGATCGACCTGGCAGGCTCCGAGCGGGCGGCACAG aCACAGAACCACGGGCAGAGGATGAAGGAAGGAGCCCACATCAACCGCTCACTGCTGGCCCTGGGCAACTGCATCAAGGCCCTGAGCCACCGGACGAGCACCAGATACATCAACTACCGTGACAGCAAGCTGACCCGCCTGCTCAAG GACTCTCTGGGGGGCAACAGCCACACAGTAATGATCGCCCACATCAGCCCAGCCAGCACCGCCTTTGAGGAGTCCCGCAGCACCCTCGCCTACGCCCAACGTGCCAAGAGCATCCGCAGCACG ATGAGGCACAACCTACCTGGCGTCTCGTACAGCGTCATGGCTGACCTGCACAGGGGGATCCAGTGCCTCAAGGGCCAGGGAGATGCCAAGccggggcagccagggcagggcaagCACCAGGATATCCCCTACATCCAGG CCCAGGTTCGGCTGTGTGGTGACCGCCCCAAGTTGGGCTGTGTGCGAGAAGATCTGCTTGGGACCTGCCGGGATCAGGCAGCCCTGCGTGACCTCCTCCTCCGGCTGGAGGGCACCACGCTGCGTGCCCAGCACCTCCTCACCCTCGCCGG GACACGGCAGGACCAGCAGTGGAGcaaggaggagcagggggagctGAACGGCCCCGGTGACAGCGAGGGGGACTCAGACGCAGGGGATGAGCAATTGGATGTGCCAGAGCCACCCAGCGTGGCTGTTGCCCACAAAAGCATAGCGACTCTGCTGGAGGAACAGGGCGGGCTCCAGAAGCCGGAGGTTTGGGACCCCTGTCCCCACCGCCAGCAGCTGAAACCCCATCCCCAGAAATCTGAGTTTTACAAGTCTCAGCCCagcagcgtgggtcccccagcagccctgggggtTCATGGATGCTCGTGGGCTGAG gcagagctggtgcagcacttctggcagaggcagcagggcacaCAGAGGCTGGAGGAGGCCCTGCGGCACCAGCgcagctgggaggagcagcgggaggtgctggccctgctgtgccGCCTGcaccagctggagctggagctgacAGAGTCACGTTCCCACACCCTGCTCAAGGGTGGCCTCCGGCACCTGCCAGCCACCACCATGCGACACTTCGACTGGCACCAGGCCCTCTGCGCCTGCatcatccagcagcagcaccaactCATCACCG ACCACCAGCTGCCGGTGCCGCAGCCACTGGAGGAGCTGTATGAGACCTACCTGCGGGAGCTGGCAGAGGGCCCTGGGGAGACTGGCACCCTCAAGGTAGGGCAGGACACCCCCACCCTTCCAGCCCATGCAGGGCCCTCaccccctgtccctgcccagggcacgTCGCTGCCCAAGATCCCACAGGTGGCCGGCACAGAGAGCCTGCCAGCCTCGGACTGGGACAGCATGTGGGCACAGAGCTGTGAGCACCCCgcaccaccacagcaggggCCCCGCTGTGACACCCTCCCGCCCCTGCGCCCCACAGGGGACAGGTACAG catTCCAACCCCCATGGTCAAGAAGACCCCGCAGGCACAGCacctggggagcacagcagtGCCTGCCCCAACTTCCAGACGGGGAACGGTGCTCCAGGAG CACACGCCACGGGCCAGCCTGGCCAGCCTGAGGACCCGGCACGACTCCTTCCCGGGTAGCAGGACCGGTGTGGTGGCAACGCGCAGGGGTGAGCCAAGCGGCCAGCGGGGCTGCGTGGGTGGCCATGCCCCACTGACAGTGCCACCATGCCACAGAGTGCCCAGAGATGTCAAGCAGCATCAGGAGCATCGCGGCCAAGGCTACCCAGCACTGGGCCCACATCCTGGAGAGCGCCCACTCAGGATGGCCACCCGAGCAGGGTGGCCGCGGGCTGTGGCAAACCAGCAGCGAGGACAGCCTGGTGGGGACAGCCACCCGCTCCCTGGGAGCCTGGGTGTGGGTGTGCAAGAAGggtggcagggagccagggaagagggaggaattGATGGATGCCAAAAGGACATCAAAGTGGTCACTGTCCTTCGAGGTCACCAGCCACGATGTAGGTGCAGGTATGGAGGGGCCGTGCCCCCGGCAAGGCGGCGCTGA
- the LOC102047955 gene encoding kinesin-like protein KIF19 isoform X1 yields MVRIQVRVPLSLSLSPPPHVHPKFSQVALRIRPMNTAELAEGARPIAHRVDEQVVVLRDPMEDPDDILRASRSREKSYIFDVAFDSTATQETVYHATTRSLIMVVVSGYNATVFTYGPTGCGKTYTMLGTDGEPGICARTLGDLFQAIQDASGDVEYEVSMSYLEIYNEMIRDLMNPSLGCLQLREDAGGTVRVAGITEVSATNADEVMQLLARGNRQRTQEPTAANRTSSRSHAVLQVTVRRRRRGRGLRHGRLFLIDLAGSERAAQTQNHGQRMKEGAHINRSLLALGNCIKALSHRTSTRYINYRDSKLTRLLKDSLGGNSHTVMIAHISPASTAFEESRSTLAYAQRAKSIRSTMRHNLPGVSYSVMADLHRGIQCLKGQGDAKPGQPGQGKHQDIPYIQAQVRLCGDRPKLGCVREDLLGTCRDQAALRDLLLRLEGTTLRAQHLLTLAGTRQDQQWSKEEQGELNGPGDSEGDSDAGDEQLDVPEPPSVAVAHKSIATLLEEQGGLQKPEVWDPCPHRQQLKPHPQKSEFYKSQPSSVGPPAALGVHGCSWAEAELVQHFWQRQQGTQRLEEALRHQRSWEEQREVLALLCRLHQLELELTESRSHTLLKGGLRHLPATTMRHFDWHQALCACIIQQQHQLITADHQLPVPQPLEELYETYLRELAEGPGETGTLKVGQDTPTLPAHAGPSPPVPAQGTSLPKIPQVAGTESLPASDWDSMWAQSCEHPAPPQQGPRCDTLPPLRPTGDRYSIPTPMVKKTPQAQHLGSTAVPAPTSRRGTVLQEHTPRASLASLRTRHDSFPGSRTGVVATRRGEPSGQRGCVGGHAPLTVPPCHRVPRDVKQHQEHRGQGYPALGPHPGERPLRMATRAGWPRAVANQQRGQPGGDSHPLPGSLGVGVQEGWQGAREEGGIDGCQKDIKVVTVLRGHQPRCRCRYGGAVPPARRR; encoded by the exons ATGGTTCGCATACAGGTCCGTGtccccctgtccctgtccctgtccccaccaccCCATGTTCATCCCAAATTCTCACAGGTGGCTCTTCGCATCCGTCCGATGAACACTGCCGAGCTGGCGGAGGGGGCCAGGCCCATCGCCCACCGCGTGGATGAGCAG GTTGTGGTGCTGCGAGACCCCATGGAAGACCCCGATGACATCCTGCGAGCCAGCCGCTCCCGGGAGAAATCCTACATCTTCGATGTGGCCTTTGACTCCACGGCCACCCAG GAGACCGTGTACCATGCCACCACCCGGAGCCTCATCATGGTTGTCGTCTCTGGCTATAACGCCACTGTGTTCACCTACGGCCCCACTG gctgcGGGAAAACCTACACCATGCTGGGCACCGATGGCGAGCCTGGCATCTGCGCCCGCACCCTGGGTGACCTCTTCCAGGCCATCCAGGACGCCAGCGGTGATGTGGAGTACGAGGTCTCCATGTCCTACCTCGAG aTCTACAATGAGATGATCCGGGACCTGATGAACCCATcgctgggctgcctgcagctgcggGAGGATGCTGGCGGCACCGTCCGGGTGGCTGGCATCACCGAGGTCTCTGCCACCAATGCTGACGAG GTCATGCAGCTGCTGGCACGGGGGAACAGGCAGCGGACACAGGAGCCCACGGCCGCCAACCGCACCTCATCACGCTCCCATGCGGTGCTGCAGGTCACTGTGCGCCGGCGGCgtcggggcagggggctgcgccACGGCCGCCTCTTCCTGATCGACCTGGCAGGCTCCGAGCGGGCGGCACAG aCACAGAACCACGGGCAGAGGATGAAGGAAGGAGCCCACATCAACCGCTCACTGCTGGCCCTGGGCAACTGCATCAAGGCCCTGAGCCACCGGACGAGCACCAGATACATCAACTACCGTGACAGCAAGCTGACCCGCCTGCTCAAG GACTCTCTGGGGGGCAACAGCCACACAGTAATGATCGCCCACATCAGCCCAGCCAGCACCGCCTTTGAGGAGTCCCGCAGCACCCTCGCCTACGCCCAACGTGCCAAGAGCATCCGCAGCACG ATGAGGCACAACCTACCTGGCGTCTCGTACAGCGTCATGGCTGACCTGCACAGGGGGATCCAGTGCCTCAAGGGCCAGGGAGATGCCAAGccggggcagccagggcagggcaagCACCAGGATATCCCCTACATCCAGG CCCAGGTTCGGCTGTGTGGTGACCGCCCCAAGTTGGGCTGTGTGCGAGAAGATCTGCTTGGGACCTGCCGGGATCAGGCAGCCCTGCGTGACCTCCTCCTCCGGCTGGAGGGCACCACGCTGCGTGCCCAGCACCTCCTCACCCTCGCCGG GACACGGCAGGACCAGCAGTGGAGcaaggaggagcagggggagctGAACGGCCCCGGTGACAGCGAGGGGGACTCAGACGCAGGGGATGAGCAATTGGATGTGCCAGAGCCACCCAGCGTGGCTGTTGCCCACAAAAGCATAGCGACTCTGCTGGAGGAACAGGGCGGGCTCCAGAAGCCGGAGGTTTGGGACCCCTGTCCCCACCGCCAGCAGCTGAAACCCCATCCCCAGAAATCTGAGTTTTACAAGTCTCAGCCCagcagcgtgggtcccccagcagccctgggggtTCATGGATGCTCGTGGGCTGAG gcagagctggtgcagcacttctggcagaggcagcagggcacaCAGAGGCTGGAGGAGGCCCTGCGGCACCAGCgcagctgggaggagcagcgggaggtgctggccctgctgtgccGCCTGcaccagctggagctggagctgacAGAGTCACGTTCCCACACCCTGCTCAAGGGTGGCCTCCGGCACCTGCCAGCCACCACCATGCGACACTTCGACTGGCACCAGGCCCTCTGCGCCTGCatcatccagcagcagcaccaactCATCACCG CAGACCACCAGCTGCCGGTGCCGCAGCCACTGGAGGAGCTGTATGAGACCTACCTGCGGGAGCTGGCAGAGGGCCCTGGGGAGACTGGCACCCTCAAGGTAGGGCAGGACACCCCCACCCTTCCAGCCCATGCAGGGCCCTCaccccctgtccctgcccagggcacgTCGCTGCCCAAGATCCCACAGGTGGCCGGCACAGAGAGCCTGCCAGCCTCGGACTGGGACAGCATGTGGGCACAGAGCTGTGAGCACCCCgcaccaccacagcaggggCCCCGCTGTGACACCCTCCCGCCCCTGCGCCCCACAGGGGACAGGTACAG catTCCAACCCCCATGGTCAAGAAGACCCCGCAGGCACAGCacctggggagcacagcagtGCCTGCCCCAACTTCCAGACGGGGAACGGTGCTCCAGGAG CACACGCCACGGGCCAGCCTGGCCAGCCTGAGGACCCGGCACGACTCCTTCCCGGGTAGCAGGACCGGTGTGGTGGCAACGCGCAGGGGTGAGCCAAGCGGCCAGCGGGGCTGCGTGGGTGGCCATGCCCCACTGACAGTGCCACCATGCCACAGAGTGCCCAGAGATGTCAAGCAGCATCAGGAGCATCGCGGCCAAGGCTACCCAGCACTGGGCCCACATCCTGGAGAGCGCCCACTCAGGATGGCCACCCGAGCAGGGTGGCCGCGGGCTGTGGCAAACCAGCAGCGAGGACAGCCTGGTGGGGACAGCCACCCGCTCCCTGGGAGCCTGGGTGTGGGTGTGCAAGAAGggtggcagggagccagggaagagggaggaattGATGGATGCCAAAAGGACATCAAAGTGGTCACTGTCCTTCGAGGTCACCAGCCACGATGTAGGTGCAGGTATGGAGGGGCCGTGCCCCCGGCAAGGCGGCGCTGA